The following are encoded together in the Gordonia insulae genome:
- a CDS encoding SGNH/GDSL hydrolase family protein, protein MRRELFTRVVTIAASAAAVAAVVIPGTAITETVSPPGKAAAAGPERAPTTYVALGSSYAAGPDLSSGVRPPCFRTDDNYPHQVATARGMRLIDASCSGATTPDIVDRAQRPMARRPQVAAIPPGADLVTITTGGNDLDYVGRVTALSCRHKLRSAGDAITDRVCSGGRTVAPEPTPAAYQRVERRIIRAVEAVRARAPHARIVLVDYLPIVGTSSTTCAALPLSPSEIAQTRRVFDGLTDATSRAAQATGAQLVTASKSGAAHGVCSSQPWVYGFEGGAVYHPTPAGKTAVAQLVLRALR, encoded by the coding sequence ATGAGGCGTGAGCTCTTCACCCGCGTGGTCACCATAGCGGCGTCCGCTGCCGCCGTGGCCGCTGTCGTGATCCCTGGCACCGCGATCACCGAGACGGTCAGCCCGCCCGGCAAGGCCGCCGCAGCCGGACCCGAACGCGCACCGACGACCTATGTGGCACTGGGTAGTTCGTATGCAGCTGGACCCGACCTGTCGTCGGGAGTCCGCCCGCCGTGCTTTCGGACCGACGACAACTATCCGCATCAAGTGGCCACCGCCCGGGGCATGCGCCTGATCGACGCCTCCTGCTCGGGTGCCACCACCCCGGACATCGTGGACAGGGCGCAACGGCCGATGGCGCGCCGTCCGCAGGTCGCCGCGATTCCCCCCGGCGCCGACCTCGTCACCATCACCACCGGCGGCAACGACCTCGATTACGTCGGTCGCGTGACCGCGTTGAGCTGCCGGCACAAGCTTCGGTCCGCGGGTGACGCGATCACGGACCGGGTGTGTTCCGGTGGACGCACGGTCGCACCCGAGCCGACCCCCGCCGCATATCAGAGGGTGGAGCGGAGGATCATCCGGGCGGTCGAAGCCGTGCGGGCTCGAGCACCACACGCACGGATCGTGCTGGTCGACTACCTACCGATCGTCGGCACGTCCTCGACGACATGTGCCGCGTTGCCCCTCTCCCCGTCGGAGATCGCCCAGACCAGGCGAGTCTTCGACGGCCTCACCGATGCCACCTCGCGGGCCGCCCAGGCCACCGGTGCGCAGCTGGTCACAGCATCGAAATCCGGTGCTGCACACGGGGTGTGTTCGTCGCAGCCGTGGGTCTACGGATTCGAGGGCGGCGCGGTCTACCATCCGACGCCGGCCGGGAAGACCGCGGTCGCGCAGCTGGTGCTCAGAGCGCTGCGCTAG
- a CDS encoding LVIVD repeat-containing protein — MSDRSLFIRTFTGRSRRRHTLPVALLVVATVTISVLGTGAATAATHYFPDISEKSVAKARCGPGSLPERGLQGEVSAEDRNSGRSTRGYRCNMTALGGVRGAGGGIVSANYDHCSYTGSLFPGNNFVKQPGVQVVDVSNPHRPTVVGSLTDPAMRGGTWETLKVNRERKLLAATAVPLLWGGGFFAVYDISDCEHPKLLNARGPGIATPLPFTSHEGGFSPDGRTYWASGLSPGHLSAIDISNPAQPRVIWQGLHSFLGHGFGISPDGNRMYLSNMAGVTVLDISAVQRRAPYPQVPHLAAYLWPDGQLNQHSIPITYRNRPHILTADEGGSGGVKIFDVTRVNRPKYVAQIKLEINLPDNLDRNLRSSMGGSVFSSNPHYCAVDRPENPTALACSWESSGIRVFDIRDFSDIREIAYFNPPARTRATVVEAPNSPHVLASIMGVPAVEFLSLGMSIANGKVQLNDMIGPRTGMVVGGDTSTDWCLSPPEFRGNEIWATCADGGFYALQLSPGTYTPPADQETTIG, encoded by the coding sequence ATGTCGGACCGCTCTTTGTTCATTCGTACGTTCACGGGCAGGTCACGCCGAAGGCACACTCTGCCCGTCGCCCTTCTGGTCGTCGCCACTGTAACGATCTCGGTACTCGGAACCGGAGCGGCGACGGCAGCAACCCACTACTTCCCCGACATCTCGGAGAAGTCGGTGGCGAAAGCGCGGTGCGGACCCGGGTCGCTGCCCGAGCGCGGACTACAGGGCGAAGTCAGCGCCGAAGATCGCAACTCCGGTCGTAGCACGCGCGGCTACCGATGCAACATGACCGCGCTCGGCGGCGTTCGAGGCGCCGGTGGCGGCATCGTGTCGGCCAACTACGACCACTGCAGCTACACCGGCAGCCTCTTCCCCGGCAACAACTTCGTGAAGCAGCCCGGGGTACAGGTCGTCGACGTCTCGAATCCGCATCGGCCCACCGTGGTCGGCTCCCTCACCGATCCGGCCATGCGAGGCGGCACCTGGGAGACGCTCAAGGTCAACCGGGAACGCAAACTGTTGGCGGCGACCGCGGTTCCGTTGCTCTGGGGCGGAGGGTTCTTCGCCGTGTACGACATCTCCGATTGTGAGCATCCGAAGCTGCTCAACGCGCGAGGCCCCGGGATCGCCACACCACTGCCCTTCACCTCACACGAGGGCGGCTTCTCACCCGACGGGCGCACGTACTGGGCGTCGGGACTCTCGCCAGGTCATCTCTCGGCGATCGACATCTCGAACCCCGCACAGCCCCGGGTGATCTGGCAGGGCCTGCACAGCTTCCTCGGTCACGGTTTCGGCATCTCCCCGGACGGCAACCGGATGTACCTGTCGAACATGGCCGGTGTCACGGTTCTCGACATCAGCGCGGTGCAACGCCGTGCCCCCTATCCCCAGGTTCCACATCTGGCGGCGTACCTGTGGCCGGACGGACAGCTCAACCAGCATTCGATCCCGATCACCTACCGCAACCGGCCGCACATCCTGACCGCCGATGAGGGCGGCTCCGGCGGAGTGAAGATCTTCGACGTCACGAGGGTCAACCGACCAAAGTACGTCGCGCAGATCAAACTCGAGATCAACCTGCCCGACAACCTCGACCGCAACCTGCGCTCGTCGATGGGCGGCTCGGTGTTCAGCAGCAATCCTCACTACTGCGCCGTTGATCGGCCGGAGAATCCGACCGCCCTGGCCTGCTCCTGGGAGTCGTCCGGCATCCGCGTGTTCGACATCCGCGACTTCTCCGACATCCGCGAGATCGCCTACTTCAATCCGCCCGCCCGCACACGCGCCACGGTGGTCGAGGCCCCCAACTCGCCGCATGTGCTCGCATCGATCATGGGCGTCCCGGCGGTCGAATTCCTCAGTCTCGGAATGTCGATCGCGAACGGCAAGGTTCAGCTGAACGACATGATCGGCCCGCGTACCGGGATGGTCGTCGGCGGTGACACCTCCACCGACTGGTGCCTCTCCCCGCCCGAGTTCCGAGGCAACGAGATCTGGGCGACCTGCGCGGACGGCGGCTTCTACGCGCTGCAGCTCAGCCCGGGCACGTACACGCCGCCGGCCGACCAGGAGACGACGATCGGATGA
- a CDS encoding acyltransferase: MADITASPASRRDKHLYQVDFVRLVTFASVILDHVILGVASGTDVAAGGLGLLLRYTRYSFFALTGFVLTYQYRDRELRPLTFWRRRYKLIGLPFVVWSLFYWIYGRYRVGGVSGLRDLVDSPQSIMLSLRSIGYDLITGNAWYHLYFLSVSMQIYAVFPLILWVLRRTWGYHRYLLLVSYAAQTTLLYFMVRPTPSFFTHGPQHALWSHLVATIFPYQFFILSGCVAAMHYPAFQRFMLRWRWPVVGAAVVAIALTLAYYLHETQMGESVFRATNVFMVHNSFAYIAIIAMLYCLGTVWQNRRTPGSVADNVMRTAADRSFGIYLAHALALSELMPVVAEHRDAPTWPLIGVAYVGTVALTIFIVEVLRRSPISLITTGRSTIDWRAQNAGRSLAVGVAAIAVGVALRVAFGTLVGDLIVATGALLLVSAGLVTAKQRRAASAAL; this comes from the coding sequence GTGGCCGACATCACGGCCAGTCCGGCCTCGCGGCGCGACAAGCATTTGTATCAGGTCGATTTCGTCCGATTGGTGACCTTTGCGTCGGTCATCCTCGATCACGTGATCCTGGGCGTGGCGTCGGGCACCGACGTCGCCGCCGGTGGACTCGGCCTCCTGCTGCGCTACACGCGCTACTCGTTCTTCGCGCTCACCGGATTCGTCCTCACCTACCAATATCGAGATCGTGAGCTGCGGCCCCTGACCTTCTGGCGGCGGCGCTACAAACTCATCGGACTGCCGTTCGTGGTGTGGAGTCTCTTCTACTGGATCTACGGTCGTTACCGCGTCGGCGGTGTGTCCGGGTTGCGCGATCTGGTGGATTCGCCGCAATCGATCATGTTGTCACTCAGGAGCATCGGCTACGACCTGATCACCGGTAACGCCTGGTACCACCTCTACTTCCTGTCTGTGAGCATGCAGATATACGCCGTGTTCCCACTGATCTTGTGGGTACTCCGCAGAACATGGGGCTACCACCGGTATCTGCTGCTGGTGAGCTACGCCGCACAGACGACGTTGCTGTACTTCATGGTTCGGCCCACGCCGTCGTTCTTCACCCACGGCCCGCAGCACGCGCTCTGGTCACATCTCGTCGCGACGATCTTCCCGTATCAGTTCTTCATCCTGTCGGGCTGTGTTGCGGCCATGCACTATCCGGCATTCCAGCGATTCATGCTCCGGTGGCGGTGGCCCGTCGTCGGGGCGGCCGTGGTGGCGATCGCGCTGACGCTGGCGTATTACCTGCACGAGACCCAGATGGGTGAATCCGTATTCCGCGCCACCAACGTCTTCATGGTGCACAACTCGTTCGCCTACATCGCGATCATCGCGATGCTGTACTGCCTGGGTACGGTGTGGCAGAACCGGCGTACACCGGGTTCGGTTGCGGACAATGTGATGCGGACGGCCGCGGATCGTTCGTTCGGCATCTACCTCGCGCATGCGCTGGCGTTGAGCGAACTGATGCCCGTCGTCGCCGAGCATCGGGATGCGCCGACATGGCCGCTGATCGGTGTCGCCTATGTGGGCACGGTCGCGCTGACCATCTTCATCGTCGAGGTGTTGCGCCGCAGCCCCATCAGCCTCATCACCACCGGTCGTAGCACCATCGACTGGCGCGCACAGAACGCCGGGCGCTCGCTGGCGGTCGGTGTGGCCGCGATCGCCGTGGGCGTTGCCCTGCGAGTGGCGTTCGGGACCTTGGTCGGCGATCTCATCGTCGCGACCGGCGCACTGCTCCTCGTCTCCGCCGGCCTGGTGACGGCCAAGCAGCGACGAGCAGCTAGCGCAGCGCTCTGA
- a CDS encoding zinc-binding dehydrogenase — translation MTMRALIGGLGSDWKMTDTDLPALRLGAVRVRVVAAAMNRADLYMLEGTYSPNAKTSDVYTAGMEFAGIVETSSPMAPHLPVGTRVMGVTLGAFADYALCHPGTLLPIPDDLSFSDAATLPVGLATEHDALVTQAGFSAGGTVMIVGGTTAIGLVGIQLAKALGAATVIATTTSESKRVALVEAGADVTVNTSTEDLAEVTLAATAGSGVDITLDHVGGDLFAQLPAATAVGGTIVSIGRLAGPVAALDLDQVAFRRQRVIGTTFSVRTPDELAEVCAALQPEVIDAVADGRITPRRDRSFPPEDHLTAANRLRGNEALGKIVFGFAPDDHQPQPVERAAASFFGTISQLGYVVTDLDAAIAHWISLGVGPWFRTRNVRPENFTYHGQPSDMVMDVALANSGELQIELIQQTNDAPSMYRDFLATGSEGLQHVAYWSSEYQDLHERAIAAGFVVGQQGELGGPEGRFCYFDTEDQRGTVVEISDVGGPKALLFGYVKLAAQQWDGTNPIIDVDLEALRSQV, via the coding sequence ATGACCATGCGTGCACTGATCGGCGGCCTCGGCTCCGACTGGAAGATGACCGACACCGATCTCCCCGCCCTGCGCCTGGGCGCCGTTCGCGTCCGTGTGGTCGCGGCCGCGATGAACCGCGCCGACCTCTACATGCTCGAGGGCACCTACTCCCCGAACGCAAAGACCTCGGACGTCTACACCGCGGGAATGGAATTCGCCGGCATCGTCGAGACATCAAGCCCCATGGCGCCACACCTTCCCGTCGGCACGCGCGTCATGGGCGTCACTCTCGGCGCCTTCGCGGACTACGCGCTGTGCCACCCCGGCACACTGCTGCCGATACCCGACGACCTCTCGTTCAGCGACGCCGCCACCCTGCCCGTCGGACTGGCGACCGAGCACGATGCGCTTGTCACCCAGGCCGGGTTCTCCGCGGGCGGCACGGTCATGATCGTCGGCGGCACCACCGCGATCGGCCTGGTGGGCATTCAACTCGCCAAGGCACTCGGCGCGGCCACGGTCATCGCCACCACCACGAGTGAGAGCAAACGCGTAGCACTGGTCGAGGCCGGCGCAGACGTCACGGTCAACACGTCGACCGAAGACCTCGCCGAGGTGACACTCGCAGCCACCGCGGGCAGCGGCGTGGACATCACCCTCGATCACGTCGGCGGCGATCTGTTCGCGCAGCTTCCCGCGGCCACTGCGGTCGGCGGCACCATCGTGAGCATCGGCCGCCTGGCCGGGCCGGTCGCCGCGCTCGACCTCGACCAGGTGGCGTTTCGGCGGCAGCGCGTCATCGGCACCACCTTCAGTGTCCGCACGCCAGACGAACTCGCCGAGGTCTGTGCCGCGCTGCAGCCCGAGGTGATCGATGCCGTCGCCGATGGGCGGATCACCCCACGCCGTGACCGATCGTTCCCGCCCGAGGACCACCTCACAGCCGCCAATCGACTGCGCGGCAACGAGGCTCTCGGCAAGATCGTGTTCGGCTTCGCCCCAGACGATCATCAGCCGCAACCGGTCGAACGGGCCGCGGCGTCATTCTTCGGCACCATCAGTCAACTCGGCTACGTGGTCACCGATCTCGACGCCGCCATCGCGCACTGGATCAGCCTGGGTGTCGGACCATGGTTCCGCACCAGAAACGTGCGGCCCGAGAACTTCACCTACCATGGCCAGCCATCGGACATGGTGATGGACGTCGCACTGGCCAACAGCGGAGAGCTCCAGATCGAACTGATCCAACAGACCAACGACGCCCCGTCGATGTACCGCGACTTCCTCGCCACCGGTTCCGAAGGCCTCCAACACGTCGCTTACTGGTCCAGCGAATACCAGGATCTCCATGAGCGCGCGATCGCGGCCGGATTCGTTGTCGGACAACAGGGAGAGCTCGGGGGTCCCGAGGGACGCTTCTGCTACTTCGACACCGAGGACCAGCGTGGCACCGTCGTCGAGATCTCCGACGTCGGCGGGCCGAAAGCGTTGCTGTTCGGCTACGTCAAACTCGCGGCGCAGCAGTGGGACGGCACAAACCCGATCATCGACGTCGATCTCGAAGCACTGAGAAGTCAGGTGTGA
- a CDS encoding helix-turn-helix transcriptional regulator — translation MRAERLLSVLMLLRSKGQMTATELAVELEVSERTILRDIEALSLSGVPVYSERGRNGGFALVSGYRTDLSGLTLPEAIALLSGGGRIDSAAAASAKRKLAASLPEMHRGGVAEASQRILVRPEGFVRPPQQLEALAPVQQAVVEGSRVRLRYERRGGGPPNARVLDPIGLIVAGDTWYLVAYSEGVERMYRVSRMSEVVVLDDPAQRESVVDLEEVWQRHRDAFRSSFEPVDVVIDCAATDVEKVSAFAEVLRSVGTGTGVRVDLRFADRNHATRVLWAGYLESMFDIVEPESLREQLHDRIRAVTVGQRIE, via the coding sequence ATGCGCGCGGAACGTCTGTTGTCGGTGTTGATGCTGCTGCGCTCGAAGGGGCAGATGACCGCCACCGAACTCGCGGTCGAACTGGAGGTCTCCGAGCGGACGATCCTCCGCGACATCGAGGCCCTGTCGCTGTCGGGAGTGCCGGTCTACTCCGAACGCGGCCGCAACGGCGGATTCGCGCTGGTCAGCGGCTATCGGACAGACCTGTCGGGCTTGACACTCCCGGAGGCGATAGCACTGTTGTCGGGAGGCGGCCGCATCGACTCGGCGGCCGCGGCGAGCGCGAAGCGCAAACTGGCGGCGTCGTTGCCGGAGATGCATCGCGGTGGCGTGGCCGAGGCGAGTCAGCGGATCCTGGTGCGGCCGGAGGGTTTCGTGCGTCCGCCGCAGCAGCTCGAGGCGTTGGCGCCGGTCCAGCAGGCGGTGGTCGAAGGCAGTCGTGTGCGTCTGCGGTACGAGCGGCGGGGCGGCGGCCCCCCGAATGCGCGCGTGCTGGACCCGATTGGTCTGATCGTGGCCGGTGACACCTGGTATCTGGTGGCGTACTCGGAGGGAGTGGAGCGGATGTATCGCGTGTCGCGGATGTCGGAGGTGGTGGTGCTCGACGACCCGGCGCAGCGTGAGTCCGTCGTGGACCTCGAGGAGGTGTGGCAGCGCCACCGTGACGCGTTCCGGTCGTCCTTCGAGCCGGTCGACGTGGTGATCGACTGTGCTGCAACAGACGTGGAGAAGGTCTCGGCGTTCGCCGAGGTTCTCCGAAGCGTCGGTACCGGGACTGGCGTTCGCGTGGACCTGAGGTTCGCCGACCGGAATCACGCGACGCGCGTGTTGTGGGCGGGTTACCTCGAGTCGATGTTCGACATCGTCGAACCGGAATCACTTCGCGAACAACTGCACGACCGCATTCGAGCGGTGACAGTTGGTCAGAGAATCGAGTGA
- a CDS encoding TIGR03086 family metal-binding protein — MTTNQPADPRPAYAVATEWVTGLLAGVTDDQLSSPTPCEEFDVRTLAAHLTATAQRAVVLGEGGDALAVPVVAETHDADSYATLVGRAVEVWSDDAKLGAMVRVPWGEVPGAGALWGYVSETFVHGWDLAVATGQSAEADPDVVGPVLAVAQQFIPAEIRGDEQVPFGPVVEPRPQAGATERLANWTGRDAAAWVGSGV; from the coding sequence ATGACCACCAACCAGCCCGCCGATCCCCGTCCCGCCTACGCCGTCGCCACCGAGTGGGTCACCGGCCTGCTCGCCGGGGTCACCGACGATCAGCTCAGCTCCCCGACCCCGTGCGAGGAGTTCGACGTCCGGACCCTCGCCGCGCATCTCACCGCCACCGCCCAGCGCGCCGTCGTCCTGGGTGAAGGCGGCGACGCGCTGGCGGTGCCGGTGGTCGCCGAGACCCACGACGCCGATTCCTATGCCACTCTCGTCGGCCGTGCCGTCGAGGTCTGGTCCGACGATGCCAAGCTCGGCGCGATGGTGCGAGTGCCGTGGGGTGAGGTGCCGGGCGCGGGCGCGCTCTGGGGTTATGTGAGCGAGACGTTCGTGCACGGCTGGGACCTCGCGGTGGCCACCGGACAATCCGCCGAGGCCGATCCCGATGTCGTCGGGCCCGTGCTGGCCGTCGCTCAGCAGTTCATCCCGGCGGAGATTCGCGGAGATGAGCAGGTTCCGTTCGGTCCGGTCGTCGAGCCGCGGCCGCAGGCCGGGGCCACCGAGCGGCTCGCCAACTGGACCGGGCGCGATGCCGCGGCGTGGGTGGGCTCGGGGGTGTGA
- a CDS encoding MFS transporter, giving the protein MTEDRMPDAYEPGTRQSETPPPPRTGAFASLANPNYRLYFFGQALSLVGTWMQATAQAWLVLTLSGSASILGLIVALQALPVLLLGPYAGVIADRVDRRRLMIALQTVMGVLAAVLAVLTIGGWVQIWHVAVLALLLGLNNAFENPARQAFIHQIVGESLIRNAVTLNSVMVNAARAVGPGVAGVLLAAVGAGWCFAINAGSFVAVVVSLIAMNLATIEHEEPVQRAKGQLREGLRYVAGLPTLWIPLVMMALVGTLAYEFQVSLPAAAKETFDGGPQALGFMTSAMGVGAVVGGLLVAARGTTGLRPLTIAAAGFGVTIAITAVAPTLPVAIGALFLVGWLSVSFMSTGNATLQLNAEPRMRGRVMALWSVSFMGSTPIGGPIIGAISESAGARVGLAVGAAACFVAAGLGVGMWRHRRNAAPRMTMQ; this is encoded by the coding sequence ATGACCGAAGACCGAATGCCCGACGCCTACGAGCCGGGTACTCGGCAATCGGAGACCCCACCGCCACCTCGCACCGGCGCATTCGCATCGCTCGCGAACCCGAACTACCGGCTGTACTTCTTCGGTCAGGCCTTGTCACTCGTCGGCACCTGGATGCAGGCCACCGCGCAGGCGTGGCTCGTCCTGACCCTGAGCGGATCGGCCTCGATCCTCGGTCTCATCGTCGCACTCCAAGCCCTGCCGGTTCTGCTGCTCGGTCCGTACGCGGGTGTGATCGCCGACCGGGTCGACCGCCGACGGCTGATGATCGCACTGCAGACCGTGATGGGTGTGCTGGCCGCGGTGCTCGCGGTGCTGACCATCGGCGGGTGGGTGCAGATCTGGCATGTCGCCGTCCTGGCACTGCTGCTCGGACTCAACAACGCATTCGAGAATCCCGCACGGCAGGCATTCATCCATCAGATCGTCGGCGAGTCACTGATCCGCAATGCCGTCACGCTGAACTCGGTGATGGTCAACGCGGCGCGCGCGGTCGGCCCCGGCGTGGCCGGCGTGCTGCTGGCCGCGGTGGGCGCCGGATGGTGTTTCGCCATCAACGCCGGCAGCTTCGTGGCGGTGGTCGTCTCGCTCATCGCGATGAACCTCGCCACGATCGAGCACGAGGAACCCGTGCAGAGGGCCAAAGGCCAACTGCGTGAGGGCCTTCGCTATGTGGCCGGCCTGCCGACCCTGTGGATTCCGCTGGTCATGATGGCTCTCGTCGGCACCCTGGCCTACGAGTTCCAGGTGTCGCTGCCGGCTGCGGCGAAGGAGACTTTCGACGGTGGGCCACAGGCGCTGGGTTTCATGACCTCGGCGATGGGCGTCGGCGCGGTGGTCGGCGGCCTGCTGGTCGCCGCGCGCGGGACCACGGGACTGCGTCCGCTCACCATCGCGGCCGCGGGGTTCGGTGTGACGATCGCGATCACCGCCGTCGCGCCGACGTTGCCGGTGGCGATCGGCGCGCTGTTCTTGGTCGGGTGGCTGAGTGTGTCGTTCATGTCCACCGGCAACGCGACCCTGCAGCTGAATGCCGAGCCGCGCATGCGCGGGCGGGTGATGGCGTTGTGGTCCGTGTCGTTCATGGGGTCGACGCCGATCGGCGGGCCGATCATCGGCGCGATCAGTGAATCGGCAGGTGCTCGGGTCGGATTGGCCGTGGGTGCGGCCGCCTGTTTCGTGGCGGCCGGTCTCGGTGTGGGGATGTGGCGGCACCGACGCAACGCGGCGCCGCGAATGACCATGCAATAG
- a CDS encoding DUF305 domain-containing protein — MSGRLRLAGALGVALLMLSIGVVVGVVWQTSRADDPHRPSVTDIGFAQDMSAHHDQAILMANSLSRTVAPEITGLADRIVVAQTAETATMRGWLTWFGSPVTSDHPMSWMSTAGGHDHPGGSPQRSTPDTAPMPGMASIDELGRLSVAQGRAAEILFLQLMIRHHQGGLEMATAAYNDPRTSTTTKQFAMTMIGDQGDEIGQMTLLLHARNSRPLPA; from the coding sequence ATGAGTGGACGACTCCGATTGGCCGGCGCGCTCGGCGTGGCCCTGCTGATGCTCTCGATCGGGGTGGTCGTCGGTGTGGTGTGGCAGACCTCTCGCGCCGATGACCCGCATCGACCGAGCGTCACCGACATCGGCTTCGCCCAGGACATGTCCGCCCACCATGACCAGGCGATCCTGATGGCCAACAGTCTGTCTCGGACCGTCGCGCCCGAGATCACCGGGCTGGCCGACCGGATCGTCGTGGCGCAGACCGCGGAGACCGCGACGATGCGGGGGTGGCTGACCTGGTTCGGGTCACCGGTGACCTCGGACCATCCGATGTCGTGGATGAGCACGGCCGGCGGGCACGACCACCCCGGCGGATCGCCGCAGCGATCGACGCCCGACACTGCTCCGATGCCCGGGATGGCCAGCATCGACGAGTTGGGCAGATTGTCGGTTGCGCAGGGCCGCGCCGCGGAGATCCTGTTCCTGCAGTTGATGATCCGACACCACCAAGGTGGGCTGGAGATGGCGACGGCGGCCTACAACGATCCGCGGACGAGCACGACCACCAAGCAGTTCGCGATGACGATGATCGGCGACCAGGGCGACGAGATCGGGCAGATGACGCTGCTGCTCCACGCCCGGAACTCCCGGCCCCTGCCGGCCTGA
- a CDS encoding enoyl-CoA hydratase-related protein, which translates to MTSESTETGLDAAESASVIVERDGEIAIIRLNRPDRLNAFTHQMGEEIQAVFDETDADDSIRAIVITGTGRAFCAGADLGGGATTFELDQQEPGEVPRDMGGQVTLRIFASLKPVVMAINGAAAGVGVTMTLPADVRIASEDAKFGFVFAQRGLVPEAASSWFLPKLVGLPTALQWAMGAKMVPVAEAHERGLIQQVVPKDEVLSTAIEVARDLTSTTAPVSVALTRQLLWRMAGAPSPWVAHEADSKAIFYRGTMADVAEGVTSFLEKRPATFTDRVSTDLPDIF; encoded by the coding sequence ATGACATCAGAATCGACAGAAACCGGCCTGGACGCAGCCGAATCTGCCTCCGTGATCGTCGAGCGTGACGGCGAGATCGCGATCATCCGATTGAATCGCCCCGACAGGCTGAACGCCTTCACCCACCAGATGGGCGAGGAGATCCAGGCCGTGTTCGACGAGACCGACGCCGACGACTCGATCCGTGCCATCGTGATCACCGGGACCGGCCGGGCCTTCTGCGCCGGAGCCGACCTCGGCGGGGGTGCGACCACCTTCGAGCTCGACCAGCAGGAACCCGGCGAGGTTCCGCGGGACATGGGCGGACAGGTCACGCTGCGGATCTTCGCGTCACTCAAGCCGGTGGTGATGGCGATCAACGGTGCGGCCGCCGGTGTGGGTGTCACCATGACGCTGCCCGCCGATGTCCGGATCGCGTCGGAGGATGCGAAGTTCGGTTTCGTCTTCGCGCAGCGGGGGCTCGTGCCGGAGGCCGCGTCGTCGTGGTTCCTGCCGAAGCTGGTCGGGCTGCCGACGGCCTTGCAGTGGGCGATGGGGGCGAAGATGGTGCCCGTCGCCGAGGCGCACGAGCGTGGGCTGATCCAGCAGGTCGTGCCGAAGGACGAGGTGCTGTCGACGGCGATCGAGGTCGCTCGGGATCTGACGTCGACGACGGCGCCCGTGTCGGTGGCCCTGACCCGACAGCTGCTGTGGCGCATGGCCGGGGCGCCGAGTCCGTGGGTGGCGCACGAGGCCGATTCCAAGGCCATCTTCTATCGCGGGACGATGGCCGACGTCGCCGAGGGTGTGACGTCGTTCCTGGAGAAGCGTCCCGCGACGTTCACCGACCGCGTCTCGACGGATCTTCCGGACATCTTCTGA
- a CDS encoding alpha/beta hydrolase, giving the protein MADTFTVTAADGTRLAGRRWLPDGPARATVLLVHGMGEHSRRYVETAEALADAGFAVYAYDHRGHGESTLPDREPGDLGPGGWQSLVADIGAVLDHARSEQPERPVAVIAHSMGSFAAQQFLLDNSTAVDAVVLSGTAALDGLEPALDLDAEIDLSGFNAPFEPARTEYDWLTRDDAIVDAYVADPLCGFGLDAASGKDMFVRARPVADPDRVGAMASSLPVLIAVGDLDPVNGGLALSDLLVDHYRSGGLTDVTLKVYPGARHEILNETNRDEVRRDLIEWIDAKVTSTP; this is encoded by the coding sequence ATGGCCGATACCTTCACCGTGACCGCAGCGGACGGGACCCGACTCGCCGGACGCCGATGGCTGCCCGACGGCCCGGCGCGGGCAACGGTCCTCCTCGTCCACGGGATGGGTGAACACTCGCGACGCTATGTGGAGACGGCGGAGGCGCTCGCTGATGCGGGGTTCGCGGTCTATGCCTATGACCACCGCGGCCACGGCGAGTCCACCCTGCCCGACCGCGAACCCGGAGACCTGGGCCCGGGTGGGTGGCAGAGCCTCGTCGCCGACATCGGCGCCGTCCTCGACCACGCCCGCTCCGAGCAGCCCGAACGACCAGTTGCGGTGATCGCCCATAGCATGGGATCGTTTGCCGCGCAGCAGTTTCTGCTCGACAACAGTACGGCGGTCGACGCCGTGGTACTCAGTGGCACCGCCGCGCTCGACGGCCTCGAACCCGCGCTCGATCTCGACGCCGAGATCGACCTCTCCGGATTCAATGCCCCGTTCGAACCCGCCCGGACCGAGTACGACTGGCTCACCCGCGACGACGCCATCGTCGATGCGTACGTCGCCGATCCGCTGTGCGGCTTCGGTCTCGATGCCGCGTCGGGCAAGGACATGTTCGTTCGGGCACGTCCGGTGGCCGACCCGGATCGGGTCGGCGCGATGGCATCGTCGTTGCCGGTGCTGATCGCGGTCGGTGATCTCGACCCGGTCAACGGTGGACTGGCCTTGAGCGATCTCCTCGTCGATCACTATCGGTCCGGCGGCCTGACCGATGTGACGCTGAAGGTCTATCCCGGCGCGCGGCACGAGATCCTCAACGAGACCAATCGTGACGAGGTGCGACGCGACCTCATCGAGTGGATCGACGCGAAGGTGACGTCGACGCCCTGA